The genomic window CCGGGCTTCCCAAGTGTGGCCGACGCCGCCCCGCCAATTGCTCTGCACCTTGCCGCTGAAGTACGTCGGGCCGTCTTTCGCGGCACGCAGGACCAGATTGGAGTTGCCGTCGAGGAATACGTTCCGGCGATCGTCGCGGTACTGCCCGATATTCTCCGGCCGCTCCCAGAACGTCGGGTCCTTGATCACCTCGCGCGCGGTCGCCACCGCCCACTTGGCTGGGTCAGGGGCCGAGCCGGCGGGACCGTCGAATTCGTCCTGGAAGATGTACGTCCCGCTCTGACCGCTGGGCGCATCCGGCGGCGACGTCCGGCCGGCCGGCGCGGGTTGGGCTTGGGCCCCAGGGAGGGGAAGCGCGGCCGCCAGCACGCCGATCCCTGTCGTCAACATCATGCGGCGACGGTCCATCGAAGGCATAGGCAAGCGACGATAGCAGCCGCGGGCCTCTGGGGTCGAAACACGAATTTGTCGGTGGCCGTCGCTAGCATTCGGCTCGCAGTCGGGTTCCGAATACGGCGACGGCACGGTACTAGCGTGGGTTTTACGACAAATTCACGGCTAATTCTCATGCTTGCGCTTGGTTTGGTCTCAGCATTGGCTGGGCATCCTGGACACGAACAGATAACACGTTCGTAGCGTTGCGGCAGAGTTGGTTTGCCCTGGGAGGAGTTGACAATCGTGGCGAATGCGTCCGGGGCGACGGTTATTTTCCTTGAGTCTCATCCGACATGGATTGCCGCGCATCGCCACGAACGAGAGCGCCAAGAAGCGATGCGGCGCCACCCCTCGTTTGGGGCTCGGCGTGGTTCGGCCGAATTAGACAGCAAACTGACTGCGGGCACTCACCACTTCCGGCTGTATCCCGGTACTGACACTCCGGCCTGAGGATTTCCGGAATTTGCGGGTTAAGAATCCAAGTCGTGGCTGGGCATTCAGCTAACCATTAGGATCGCCCCGCATCTTATATGTGGGGTTTTGCTATCGCGTCCGCATTTTTGACTGGCCCCCGAAGATGTCCGACAACTCGAATCCGCCGCCGGGGCAGCCGTTCCCTGACTGCGGCAATGTCGCCTTCGCCACTGCATTCGGACTGCACGCGATCGATCACTTTCGGCGGGGGATGACAGCTTCGCGGCCGTCGGTCATGGTCGGCGGCACGATCCAGGGCGTTTTCGTGCTGATCGCTTTGGTACTGGTTTTGCGACGAAATCGCTGGGCGGCCCGGGCCGCCTACCTCGTCGGCTTCGGCAGTGCGGCACTGTTCGCCTAGGCGCACGTGCTGCCCACATTTCTGCCCGGGTATCACGACAGGGCACTGGTACCACGTCAGCTACGAAGCGTGACAGCGCATTGTTGACCGGCAGCGCCGGAAACCTTCGATGGCCGCCCATTTCGATCACATCAGGAGCCCCCGGACGTTGCGGCACCGATGTCCAGCACACCACCGCCCTCCGGGTCGTCGACCTCCACGACCGGGTCGTCGACGTCGTCGAATTCCAGACGCAGTGCCCGCGACATGATCGCGTGCATTACATACATGGTGGTGGTGTAGGTGAACTCGAGGATCTCGGTGTCGGTGAACACCTCCCGCAATTGGTCGAACAGCCGCTCGGGGACCCGACCGTGTTGGCCGGCAAGACAATCGGCGTAGGCCAGCAAAAGCCGCTCGGGGTGATCGAAACAATCGGCCGTCTGCCACGACGGTATCGCGGCGATCTGCTCTTCGGATAGCCCCGCCGAGCGGCACGCCTTGCAGTGCTGGGAGTAGACGAACTGGCTGCCGACCACCCATCCCGCCCGAATCTGGCCTAGCTCACGGTGATCGGCGCGGATGCTGACCTCCTGGCGGTACAGGCGGAAGCCGCGCACCGCGTGGCGCAGTGCGGCGGGGGCCTGTGCCATCACGGTCCACCAGTTGCCCGGGGTCCCTCCGATGGCGCCGGGCTCGGCGACCGGATCACGATCTCCGAACATAGAGTCATACATCTTCAACGTGAACTCATCACTGACCTCGCCGCGGGGAACGGGATTCAGGCGTGGCATGGCGCGTCCTCTCTGGCCGCGGCAACGACCCCGGCGGGCCGCGCGTGGATTGCATTCAATCCCAGCCCGACTGCAGCGTCAATGCAGCTAGGGGCGCACGCCCGAGAGCACCATTGCGGCGAACGCGTCGCCGATCTCGGTCAGCGAGTTCCGTCCGCCAGGGACATACCAGGGGTGGATCCAGTTGTGCATGCCCAGGATGCCGAGCATCGCCAGTCGCGGGTCGAGATCCTTGCGGAAGACACCGGACGCGACGCCCTCCTCGACGATGGCGAGCAGCGTTTTGCCGTAGGCATCGGCATTTGCGACGATGTCGCTGGCTTCGGGCATGGCGGCCAGGTGCTGACTTTCGCTGAACAACAGAAGGCTTCCGGACTGGCGGCGAGATCCTCGATGTAGGCGTGCAGGGCGCGGCGCAACTTCTCGTCAGCCGGCACATCGGAGTCGAGCGCCTCACGGCAGTGCCGGGTCATCGTGTAGGCGGGCTGCTCGATCAGTGCGACGAGCAACTCTTCCTTGGTGCCGACGTAGTAGTAGAGCGAAGCCCGGTTGATGCCGACCTCGATAGCGACGTCTTCGAGGCGGGCCCGCGCGAAGCCCTCCCGCCGGAACACCTCGGCAGCACCCTTGAGGATGGTCTGCCAGCGCTCGCCAGAGGCCCGACGGTCGGCGTTGCGCCGTTCATGGCGTCGGCGTGCGTTGTCGCTCTGCTGGCGTATGGCGGGAATCGGTCCGTCCTCTCCGTTCATGCGTCGCGTTGTCACGGTGCGCTATCAGTGCCACACGCTGCGGAAACCCACTTACCAACATGAGCGTAGCGACCAGCCTGCGGTAGTTCGGGCAGATCGCCTACCCGCACCCCTTTCGGGCCGTAGCCTTGCCCCGAAGCAGCCGACAACAGGTGCAGGATCGGTGGGTCATCACGATGCGGTTCGACGGCGCTACGCCCAGCGTGGAATTTCTTCGCGGTCCCGGCCCAATCGCGATGGCGCACAGGGGGTTTACGTCATCCAGATTGCCGATGAACAGCATGGGCGCCTTTCACGAGGCGACGCGGCTCGGATTCCGCTACATCGAGACGGACGTTCGGACAACCCGTGACGGTGTCGCGGTGATCCTGCATGATCGTGCGCTCCAGCCCGAGTCGGGAGTCTCGGGCGCGATCGACCGATTGTCGTGGCGGGAGGCCCGCGCGGCGGATCTGGGTGCCGGAGAGTCCATCCCGACGCTGGAAGAGTTGCTGGCTGCACTGCCTGGCGTGCGCGTCAACATCGACATCAAGGCCGCGTCGGCCATCCAGCCGGCGGTCGACGTGATCG from Mycobacterium shigaense includes these protein-coding regions:
- a CDS encoding glycoside hydrolase family 16 protein yields the protein MPSMDRRRMMLTTGIGVLAAALPLPGAQAQPAPAGRTSPPDAPSGQSGTYIFQDEFDGPAGSAPDPAKWAVATAREVIKDPTFWERPENIGQYRDDRRNVFLDGNSNLVLRAAKDGPTYFSGKVQSNWRGGVGHTWEARIKLNCLTAGAWPAYWLGNQDQGEIDIMEWYGNGKWPSATTVHAKANGGEWKTHNITVDSAWHTWRTQWDEAGIRFWKDYTEGAAPYFDVPASSLPDWPFNAPGYTAYPVFNLAVAGSGGEDPGPGTYPADMLIDWIRVW
- a CDS encoding carboxymuconolactone decarboxylase family protein, translated to MPRLNPVPRGEVSDEFTLKMYDSMFGDRDPVAEPGAIGGTPGNWWTVMAQAPAALRHAVRGFRLYRQEVSIRADHRELGQIRAGWVVGSQFVYSQHCKACRSAGLSEEQIAAIPSWQTADCFDHPERLLLAYADCLAGQHGRVPERLFDQLREVFTDTEILEFTYTTTMYVMHAIMSRALRLEFDDVDDPVVEVDDPEGGGVLDIGAATSGGS